A genomic segment from Dechloromonas denitrificans encodes:
- a CDS encoding NAD(P)H-dependent oxidoreductase subunit E, producing the protein MALGEMHGEAIAGIVDRVIARYRRDSTCMVQILREVQEACDWIPPEAIDRIQSVLGVARAEIESVAGFYSFLYLRPRGQYRILFSDNITDRMQGSEALLEQLCRSLWVEPGKVSEDGLLSIDRTSCTGMCDQGPGMLVNNRAITRLTAARIEQIAELVRNRRPLSEWPAAFFDVADHIRRADILLDQTMQPGDALRAARERVPSDGLIASNMRSWREGLPSGIGGPAAMLDEIKRANLRGRGGAGFMTGLKWEACRNAPLKAGQQRIIVCNADEGEPGTFKDRVLLSSYADQVFEGMTAAAYAIGAQRGFLYLRGEYRYLLEALNATLSARRKANLLGRDILGIPGADFDIDIHLGAGAYVCGEESALIESLEGKRGTPRNRPPFPVTNGYLDQPTIVNNVETFAAVALIALKGGDWYASFGTRHSAGTKLLSVSGDCARPGIYEYPYGVTVRQVLEDCGASQTQAVQISGPSGICLSEAEFDRIIGFEDIPTAGALTIFDRSRDMFEVARAYVHFFQHESCGFCTPCRVGTSLLKKLMDKLHDRHGSPYDLGEIEKLNQLLQSMSHCGLGHTACNPVIDTIVRFKPAYEKRMVHDQFVPAFDLDRALSTARQMTGRDDSQAHLDVEQGRSA; encoded by the coding sequence GTGGCACTTGGCGAAATGCATGGCGAAGCGATTGCCGGAATTGTCGATCGGGTCATCGCGCGTTACCGTCGCGATTCAACCTGCATGGTGCAGATTTTGCGCGAGGTGCAGGAGGCTTGCGACTGGATTCCTCCCGAGGCGATTGACCGGATTCAGTCCGTGCTGGGCGTGGCGCGTGCCGAGATAGAGAGCGTGGCCGGGTTTTACAGTTTTTTGTATCTCCGGCCACGCGGTCAATACCGGATTCTGTTTTCGGACAATATTACCGACCGGATGCAGGGCAGCGAAGCCTTGCTCGAACAGTTGTGCCGCAGTTTGTGGGTCGAGCCGGGCAAGGTTTCCGAAGACGGCCTGCTCAGTATCGACCGGACATCCTGCACGGGCATGTGTGATCAGGGACCGGGCATGCTGGTCAATAACCGGGCAATCACGCGGTTGACCGCAGCACGCATCGAACAGATCGCCGAACTGGTTCGCAATCGGCGGCCACTGAGCGAGTGGCCGGCCGCGTTCTTCGATGTCGCTGATCATATTCGTCGGGCGGATATTCTGCTCGATCAGACAATGCAGCCGGGTGATGCGCTGCGCGCTGCCCGTGAGCGTGTGCCGAGCGATGGCCTGATTGCTTCCAACATGCGTTCCTGGCGGGAGGGATTGCCTTCGGGCATCGGCGGGCCGGCGGCAATGCTTGATGAAATCAAGCGAGCCAATCTGCGTGGTCGGGGTGGGGCTGGTTTCATGACCGGCCTGAAATGGGAGGCTTGCCGCAATGCACCACTGAAAGCCGGGCAGCAGCGGATCATCGTCTGCAATGCCGACGAAGGGGAGCCGGGTACCTTCAAGGACAGGGTGTTGCTCAGTTCATATGCCGATCAGGTGTTCGAGGGCATGACTGCAGCTGCCTATGCCATCGGGGCGCAACGCGGTTTCCTCTATTTGCGTGGCGAGTATCGCTATCTGCTTGAGGCGCTGAATGCGACCTTGAGTGCCCGGCGCAAGGCAAATTTGCTGGGCCGCGATATCCTGGGAATTCCGGGCGCTGATTTCGATATCGATATCCACCTCGGGGCGGGGGCTTATGTCTGCGGCGAGGAGTCGGCGCTGATCGAATCGCTTGAGGGTAAACGCGGTACGCCGCGCAATCGGCCTCCATTTCCGGTCACAAATGGCTATCTCGATCAGCCGACGATCGTCAATAACGTTGAAACCTTTGCCGCTGTTGCCCTGATTGCGCTGAAAGGTGGCGACTGGTATGCCTCGTTCGGTACCCGGCATTCGGCCGGCACCAAGTTGCTCTCCGTTTCTGGCGATTGCGCCCGTCCGGGTATTTATGAGTATCCCTACGGCGTGACGGTGCGCCAGGTGCTGGAGGATTGTGGCGCGAGCCAGACACAGGCAGTCCAGATCAGCGGTCCATCCGGTATTTGCCTGAGCGAAGCGGAGTTCGACCGGATCATCGGTTTCGAGGATATTCCGACCGCCGGTGCGCTGACGATCTTTGATCGCAGCCGTGACATGTTTGAAGTGGCACGTGCTTATGTGCATTTTTTCCAACATGAGAGCTGCGGTTTCTGCACACCTTGCCGGGTTGGGACGTCGTTGCTCAAGAAGCTGATGGATAAATTGCATGACCGGCACGGCTCGCCTTACGACCTTGGTGAAATCGAAAAACTCAACCAGTTGCTGCAGTCGATGAGCCACTGCGGCCTGGGGCATACCGCCTGCAATCCGGTGATCGACACCATCGTCCGCTTCAAGCCGGCTTACGAAAAGCGCATGGTGCACGATCAATTTGTCCCGGCGTTCGATCTTGACCGGGCCTTGTCGACCGCCAGGCAAATGACCGGACGCGATGATTCACAAGCGCATCTGGACGTTGAACAAGGGAGAAGTGCATGA
- a CDS encoding bifunctional enoyl-CoA hydratase/phosphate acetyltransferase — protein MQESNQRRLLVNKIYDEIHIGDTSSLTRTLMPEDVKLFAVLTGDINPAVVDREYAESGMFREVIAHGMWSGSLISTVLGTQFPGPGTNLIDQTLHFARPVTIGDTITITVTVKQKFDHNQHVIFDCVCTNQEGLQVVRGTAEVLAPSEKVSHMQDVHFPEIRIDDKHERYQHLLSRVKGLEPIPTAVAHPCDCESLKGPVIAFQEGIIEPILVGPESKIRAVAEEFGIDLHGIRIVNSKHSHDSAALAVSLVRTGDAEALMKGSLHTDELMSEVVARANGMRTSRRISHVFLMNVPTYHRPLLITDAAINIAPTLEDKVHIIQNAIDLAHIIGIPEPKVAILSAVETVNPKIQSTLDAAALCKMADRGQIRGGILDGPLAFDNAVSIVAAKTKGIKSAVAGHAEILVVPDLESGNMVAKQLEYLANALTAGIVLGTTVPIVLTSRADSAETRTASCVIAALIAHANRKKGTA, from the coding sequence ATGCAGGAGTCCAATCAACGGCGCTTGCTCGTCAACAAAATTTATGACGAGATACACATTGGCGACACATCCAGCCTGACCAGAACATTGATGCCGGAAGACGTCAAACTCTTCGCTGTCCTGACCGGTGATATCAATCCTGCCGTGGTCGACCGCGAATATGCCGAAAGCGGCATGTTTCGCGAGGTTATCGCCCACGGCATGTGGAGCGGATCGCTGATTTCGACAGTGCTGGGCACCCAGTTTCCCGGCCCCGGCACCAACCTGATTGACCAGACCCTGCACTTTGCCCGCCCGGTCACGATTGGCGACACGATCACCATTACCGTCACGGTCAAACAGAAATTCGACCATAACCAGCACGTCATTTTCGATTGCGTATGTACCAACCAGGAAGGTTTGCAGGTGGTGCGCGGCACCGCCGAAGTACTGGCGCCCTCGGAAAAAGTTTCACACATGCAGGACGTCCACTTCCCGGAAATCCGCATCGACGACAAGCATGAGCGCTACCAACACCTGCTTTCCCGCGTCAAGGGACTGGAACCCATTCCGACCGCAGTTGCCCATCCGTGCGATTGCGAGTCGCTGAAGGGGCCGGTCATCGCGTTCCAGGAAGGCATCATCGAGCCAATCCTGGTCGGTCCCGAATCAAAAATCCGGGCGGTGGCTGAAGAGTTCGGCATTGATCTGCATGGCATCCGCATCGTCAACTCGAAGCATAGCCACGACTCGGCCGCACTCGCCGTATCGCTTGTCCGCACCGGCGACGCCGAAGCGTTGATGAAAGGCAGTCTGCACACCGATGAGCTGATGAGCGAAGTAGTGGCCAGAGCCAATGGCATGCGTACGTCGCGCCGGATCAGCCATGTTTTCCTGATGAATGTGCCCACCTACCACCGGCCATTGCTGATTACCGATGCGGCAATCAACATTGCCCCGACGCTGGAAGACAAGGTGCATATCATCCAGAACGCCATCGACCTGGCCCACATCATCGGCATCCCCGAACCCAAGGTGGCGATTCTTTCCGCCGTCGAAACCGTCAATCCCAAGATCCAGTCCACGCTCGATGCCGCTGCCCTGTGCAAGATGGCCGACCGGGGACAGATTCGCGGTGGCATTCTCGATGGTCCGCTCGCCTTCGACAACGCCGTTTCCATCGTCGCGGCCAAGACCAAGGGCATCAAGTCCGCCGTCGCCGGCCACGCCGAAATCCTTGTCGTACCCGATCTCGAATCCGGCAACATGGTCGCCAAGCAGTTGGAATATCTGGCCAACGCGCTGACCGCCGGCATCGTCCTCGGCACGACCGTCCCGATTGTATTGACCAGCCGTGCCGACTCCGCCGAAACGCGGACTGCCTCCTGCGTCATTGCAGCACTCATCGCACACGCTAACCGAAAGAAGGGAACTGCCTGA
- a CDS encoding NADP oxidoreductase, whose amino-acid sequence MIEPRKKIKVATTSLAGCFGCHMSLLDIDQRLFTLLEHIEFDRSPLTDIKNCSPDCDIGIVEGGLCNTENIHVLREFRRNCKILIALGACAINGGLPAQRNHWPLAVLLEEVYHTSPGPANGMIPNDPELPLPLDRVHPIHEVVHVDYAIPGCPPSGDAIWKVLTDLLAGREPELGHGLLHYD is encoded by the coding sequence ATGATTGAGCCAAGGAAAAAGATCAAGGTGGCCACCACTTCGCTAGCCGGTTGTTTTGGTTGCCACATGTCCCTTCTCGATATCGATCAACGCTTGTTCACCTTGCTGGAGCACATTGAATTCGATCGCTCGCCGCTGACCGATATCAAGAACTGCAGCCCGGATTGCGATATCGGGATTGTCGAGGGAGGCCTGTGCAATACCGAAAACATTCATGTGCTGCGTGAGTTTCGCCGGAACTGCAAAATCCTGATTGCACTTGGGGCTTGTGCAATCAATGGCGGCTTGCCGGCGCAGCGCAATCATTGGCCGCTGGCGGTGCTGCTCGAAGAGGTTTATCACACCAGTCCGGGGCCGGCCAACGGGATGATTCCGAACGATCCGGAACTGCCTTTGCCCCTGGATCGTGTCCATCCGATCCATGAGGTGGTCCATGTCGATTACGCCATTCCCGGCTGCCCGCCATCCGGAGACGCCATCTGGAAGGTGTTGACCGATCTGCTGGCCGGTCGCGAGCCCGAATTGGGGCATGGTTTGCTGCATTACGATTGA
- a CDS encoding 2Fe-2S iron-sulfur cluster-binding protein, whose protein sequence is MSQTFTIDGRVIPFEIGQTVMQAASQAGIYIPHLCYHPAFKPNGSCKLCTVKVNGRQSASCTLRAQSGMVVESDTEEINAERRTLTQMLFVEGNHFCPSCEKSGHCQLQATAYHLGMMSPHFDHFFPDRAVDASHPDILLDFNRCILCSLCVQASREVDKKQVFALSGRGIGTHLIVNARSGRLADTDFSLADKAAQVCPVGVILKKRTGFAVPIGQRTYDQQPISAPGKVAEEIRHD, encoded by the coding sequence ATGAGCCAGACTTTCACGATCGACGGCAGAGTCATCCCTTTCGAAATCGGCCAGACCGTCATGCAGGCCGCCAGCCAGGCCGGGATCTATATTCCCCATCTGTGCTACCACCCGGCGTTCAAGCCGAACGGTTCGTGCAAGCTATGCACCGTCAAGGTCAATGGGCGTCAGAGTGCCTCCTGCACGCTGCGTGCGCAGTCCGGAATGGTGGTGGAAAGCGATACGGAAGAAATCAACGCCGAGCGCCGGACGCTGACGCAGATGCTTTTTGTCGAAGGCAATCACTTTTGTCCTTCCTGCGAAAAGAGCGGCCATTGCCAGTTGCAGGCCACGGCCTACCATCTCGGCATGATGTCGCCGCATTTCGATCATTTTTTCCCGGATCGCGCGGTCGACGCCTCGCATCCGGATATTTTGCTCGACTTCAATCGCTGCATCCTCTGTTCGCTGTGTGTTCAGGCCAGCAGGGAGGTCGACAAGAAGCAGGTTTTTGCCCTGTCCGGGCGAGGTATCGGGACGCACCTGATCGTCAACGCTCGCTCAGGGCGTCTGGCCGATACGGATTTTTCGCTGGCTGACAAGGCCGCACAGGTTTGTCCGGTCGGCGTCATCCTCAAAAAACGCACCGGTTTTGCCGTGCCCATCGGCCAGCGGACTTACGACCAGCAGCCGATCAGTGCGCCGGGCAAGGTGGCCGAGGAGATTCGCCATGATTGA
- the fabI gene encoding enoyl-ACP reductase FabI, translated as MNTINEQSPLVKPNAMLPLAGKKGLITGVANDKSIAFAVAKAIRELGGEIALTYQNDKTAKYTQPLAEALGAKLFLKLDVTEEGSLESAIEQCGKEFGELDFAIHSMAFCNGDDLHGRVIDTSEAGFDSAMNISCHSFLRMAKALEPLMAHGGSLITMSYLGAERVVRNYGVMGIIKAALESAVRYMAYDLGPKGIRVFAVSPGPIMTRAASGIADFNKLLEADAMKAPLGRTVTIDEVGALTAFLCTPGSSGMTGQTIYVDGGAHIVA; from the coding sequence ATGAATACAATAAATGAACAATCCCCGCTGGTTAAACCGAACGCCATGCTCCCGCTGGCCGGCAAGAAAGGCTTGATCACCGGTGTCGCCAACGACAAATCGATCGCTTTTGCCGTTGCCAAGGCCATTCGCGAACTCGGCGGCGAAATTGCGCTGACCTACCAGAACGACAAGACGGCAAAATATACCCAGCCCCTGGCTGAAGCACTGGGTGCCAAGCTGTTCCTGAAGCTCGACGTGACCGAAGAAGGCAGCCTTGAGTCTGCCATTGAACAGTGCGGCAAGGAATTCGGCGAACTCGACTTCGCCATTCATTCGATGGCTTTCTGCAACGGTGACGATCTGCACGGCCGTGTCATCGACACCTCCGAAGCCGGCTTCGATTCAGCCATGAACATTTCCTGCCACAGCTTCCTGCGCATGGCCAAGGCCCTTGAGCCGCTGATGGCCCACGGCGGCTCGCTGATCACCATGTCCTACCTCGGCGCCGAGCGCGTCGTGCGCAACTATGGCGTGATGGGCATCATCAAGGCAGCGCTTGAATCGGCCGTCCGCTACATGGCCTACGACCTCGGCCCCAAAGGCATCCGCGTTTTTGCCGTTTCGCCCGGTCCGATCATGACGCGTGCCGCTTCCGGCATTGCCGATTTCAACAAGCTGCTCGAAGCCGATGCGATGAAAGCACCGCTCGGCCGTACCGTGACCATCGATGAAGTCGGCGCCCTGACGGCCTTCCTGTGCACGCCGGGTTCCTCCGGCATGACCGGCCAGACGATCTATGTCGATGGCGGAGCACATATCGTCGCTTAA
- a CDS encoding hydrogenase maturation protease — translation MKAPVLVVATGNPSRGDDALGPLLLARIADWLAGSPLASRFELIEDFQLQIEHALDLAGRQRVLFIDAGMRTPGPYRFFEIQPAGDMAHTTHALSPEAVLAVCCRIGNEAPPPAFVLCLRGESFVLGEPLSAAASHSLAAAFAFLVGVFEKTEVADWRAASYNSN, via the coding sequence ATGAAAGCCCCGGTTCTCGTTGTGGCGACGGGAAATCCGAGTCGTGGCGATGATGCGCTCGGCCCGCTGCTGTTGGCCAGAATCGCCGACTGGCTGGCCGGGTCGCCGCTGGCCAGCCGTTTTGAACTGATTGAGGATTTTCAGCTGCAGATCGAACATGCGCTGGATCTCGCTGGGCGGCAACGGGTCTTGTTCATCGATGCCGGTATGCGGACGCCGGGGCCGTATCGTTTTTTTGAAATCCAGCCGGCAGGAGACATGGCGCACACCACGCACGCCCTGTCGCCGGAGGCGGTGCTGGCCGTCTGTTGCCGGATCGGGAACGAAGCTCCTCCACCGGCTTTCGTCCTTTGTTTGCGGGGTGAGTCGTTCGTGCTTGGAGAGCCGCTGAGTGCTGCAGCAAGCCACTCACTGGCGGCGGCTTTTGCCTTCCTGGTCGGGGTTTTCGAGAAAACAGAGGTGGCTGACTGGAGGGCGGCGTCGTATAATTCGAATTAA
- a CDS encoding Ni/Fe hydrogenase subunit alpha, with protein sequence MTYSLESAEHPERLRRVAIDPVSRVEGHGKVTILLDEHNKVHQVRLHIVEFRGFEKFIQGRPYWEVPVMVQRLCGICPVSHHLAASKALDQVVGAKRLTPAAEKLRRLMHYGQMLQSHALHFFHLCSPDLLFGFDSDVSRRNIVGVAAEHPEIARRGVLLRKFGQEVIRLTAGKRVHGTGAVPGGMNKSLTPAERDELLGEIYQIVAWSRDAVHLIQKVHSQNPALYNSFATVRSNFMSLVGDNGQLDFYHGSLRARDENGKPIFDGIDYQDYARHIEEEVKPWSYMKFPYLKLLGKEDGWYKVGPLARVQNCDQISTPFAEHERKEFIDYAGGTPMHAPLAYHWTRMIEMLHAAEVIKELLHDDDLLGSDLMVEGKRQREGIGVIEAPRGTLLHHYQIDDDDLVTMANLIVSTTHNNQAMNEAVRQVARRYLNGHEVTEGLLNHVEVAIRAFDPCLSCATHALGKMPLSVELRDAEGRFLHALSRQ encoded by the coding sequence ATGACTTATTCGCTGGAATCAGCCGAACACCCGGAGCGCTTGCGCCGCGTGGCAATCGATCCTGTTTCGCGGGTCGAAGGGCATGGCAAGGTAACGATCCTGCTTGATGAGCACAACAAGGTGCATCAGGTACGCCTGCATATCGTCGAGTTCCGCGGCTTTGAAAAATTCATTCAGGGGCGGCCTTATTGGGAAGTGCCGGTGATGGTTCAGCGCCTGTGCGGTATTTGCCCGGTTTCCCACCATCTTGCAGCCTCGAAGGCGCTTGATCAGGTTGTCGGTGCAAAGCGCCTGACGCCGGCGGCAGAAAAACTTCGTCGCTTGATGCATTACGGCCAGATGCTGCAGTCGCATGCGCTGCATTTCTTTCATCTCTGTTCGCCGGACCTGCTTTTCGGTTTCGATAGCGATGTCAGTCGGCGCAACATCGTCGGTGTTGCGGCAGAGCATCCGGAAATAGCCCGACGCGGTGTGCTGCTGCGTAAATTTGGCCAGGAAGTGATTCGCCTGACCGCAGGAAAACGGGTGCATGGAACGGGGGCGGTACCCGGCGGCATGAACAAATCATTAACACCGGCCGAGCGCGACGAATTGCTGGGTGAGATTTACCAGATCGTTGCCTGGTCGCGCGATGCCGTCCATTTGATCCAGAAGGTGCATAGCCAGAATCCGGCCTTGTACAACAGCTTTGCGACGGTTCGTTCCAATTTCATGTCGCTGGTCGGCGATAACGGTCAGCTCGATTTTTACCATGGCTCGCTGCGTGCGCGTGACGAAAATGGCAAACCGATCTTCGATGGCATCGATTATCAGGATTACGCACGTCATATTGAAGAGGAAGTGAAGCCGTGGAGCTACATGAAATTTCCCTATTTGAAATTGCTCGGCAAGGAAGACGGCTGGTACAAGGTTGGCCCGCTGGCCCGGGTCCAGAACTGCGACCAGATATCGACGCCATTTGCTGAACATGAGCGCAAGGAGTTCATCGATTACGCCGGCGGAACACCGATGCACGCGCCATTGGCCTATCACTGGACGCGGATGATCGAAATGCTGCATGCCGCCGAAGTCATCAAGGAGTTGCTGCACGATGATGATCTGCTGGGCAGCGACCTGATGGTCGAGGGCAAGCGGCAGCGCGAAGGCATTGGCGTGATCGAGGCGCCGCGCGGCACTTTGCTCCACCATTACCAGATTGATGACGATGATCTGGTCACGATGGCCAATCTGATTGTGTCCACGACCCACAATAACCAGGCCATGAATGAAGCCGTCCGGCAGGTCGCCAGGCGTTACCTGAACGGCCATGAAGTGACCGAAGGCTTGTTGAATCATGTCGAGGTTGCCATTCGCGCCTTTGATCCCTGTTTGTCTTGCGCAACGCATGCCCTCGGGAAAATGCCCCTGAGTGTCGAATTGCGCGATGCCGAAGGACGCTTCCTGCATGCCTTGAGTCGCCAATGA
- a CDS encoding acetate/propionate family kinase, protein MNKGILTINAGSSSIKFALYELNGGLAAKPTLSGQIDGIGASAKLIAKDPAGKHEIELKLSGEQEAQHQASLDFLLTWIQEHQTGTELVAVGHRVVHGGELFSAPMAVDRDTVAQLEQFITLAPLHQPHNLNGIKAIAKLLPQVRQVACFDTAFHRTNPPVAQAFAIPRALTAEGVKRYGFHGLSYEFIARVLPEHSSKANGRVIVAHLGNGSSMCAMLERKSITSTMGFTAIDGLMMGTRTGAIDPGVLLYLMDNKGMNSKDLTRLLYKESGLLGVSGISQDMRTLLASDQPEAEEAIELYCFRILREIGSLAAAIEGVDALVFTGGIGEHSAEVRRRVCSRLGWLGVDLDEAANNDDKLRISTSNSTVDVMVIPTNEEWMIAHHAQTLLAL, encoded by the coding sequence ATGAACAAAGGCATTTTGACCATTAATGCAGGCTCGTCATCAATCAAGTTTGCACTCTACGAATTGAATGGCGGCCTGGCCGCCAAGCCGACTCTCTCCGGCCAGATCGACGGCATTGGCGCCAGCGCCAAGCTGATCGCCAAGGACCCGGCCGGCAAGCATGAAATCGAACTCAAGCTGAGCGGCGAGCAGGAAGCCCAGCATCAGGCATCGCTCGATTTCCTGCTGACCTGGATCCAGGAACATCAGACCGGCACCGAACTGGTCGCCGTCGGCCACCGCGTGGTGCACGGCGGCGAGCTTTTTTCGGCCCCGATGGCGGTTGACCGCGACACGGTAGCCCAGCTCGAACAGTTCATCACCCTCGCCCCGCTACATCAGCCGCACAACCTCAACGGCATCAAGGCGATCGCCAAACTGCTGCCGCAAGTCCGCCAGGTCGCCTGTTTCGACACCGCCTTCCACCGGACTAACCCGCCCGTCGCCCAGGCTTTTGCCATTCCACGGGCGTTGACCGCGGAAGGCGTCAAACGCTATGGCTTTCATGGCCTGTCCTACGAATTCATTGCCCGCGTCCTGCCGGAACACAGCAGCAAGGCCAACGGCCGGGTCATCGTCGCTCACCTCGGCAACGGTTCGTCGATGTGCGCCATGCTCGAGCGCAAGAGCATCACCTCGACGATGGGCTTCACCGCCATCGACGGCCTGATGATGGGCACCCGGACCGGTGCCATCGACCCGGGCGTGTTGCTCTACCTGATGGACAACAAGGGCATGAATTCGAAGGATCTGACGCGCCTGCTCTACAAGGAATCGGGTCTGCTCGGCGTTTCCGGCATCAGCCAGGACATGCGCACCCTGCTCGCCTCCGACCAGCCGGAAGCCGAAGAAGCGATTGAGCTTTACTGCTTCCGCATCCTGCGCGAAATCGGTTCGCTTGCGGCCGCAATCGAAGGCGTCGATGCCCTGGTGTTCACCGGTGGGATTGGCGAACATTCGGCGGAAGTTCGCCGCCGCGTCTGCAGCCGTCTTGGCTGGCTCGGCGTCGACCTCGACGAGGCGGCCAATAACGACGACAAACTGCGTATTTCAACCAGCAATAGTACGGTCGACGTCATGGTCATTCCGACCAACGAAGAGTGGATGATTGCGCATCACGCACAGACGCTGCTGGCCCTCTAA